From the genome of Salvelinus namaycush isolate Seneca chromosome 10, SaNama_1.0, whole genome shotgun sequence, one region includes:
- the LOC120054938 gene encoding plasminogen activator inhibitor 1 RNA-binding protein-like isoform X1: protein MPGHMQEGFGCAIANRFDQLFDDESDPFELLKEAENKKKEAPVPGAAKTAAQVAKLQKKESQKDRKVVPADKKDEPLAPVTLKKDGPGPRRMGPRREGQGPAGGPPREGQGEGRPPTDRPPRTDRRPPRRFERPPGGEDKPAEGGEFSVEKPIGDRQMRGRGGGRGGIRGGRGRGMGRSDGFDARGKREFDRHSGSDRSSQKGEEKRGGSGSHNWGTVKDEMGEHDQSNVTEETPEGEEPRPADSENKENEVGEPKEVEPKEMTLDEWKAQQDKEKTKVEFNIRKANEGADSQWKKGYVLHKSKDEKKADALIEAAVEAEAVAPKAEDDHHFRKPANDITAQLEINFGDLGRPSRGRGGPRGGRGSRGRGEGRGEFRGEFREPREPRERDSGAPTRPTRGGRTDKPSGVIVPNVDDPEAFPALA from the exons ATGCCCGGACATATGCAAGAAGGTTTCGGCTGTGCCATAGCCAACCGATTCGACCAACTATTTGACGACGAGTCGGACCCGTTCGAGCTGTTGAAGGAGGCGGAGAACAAGAAGAAGGAGGCTCCTGTCCCTGGTGCCGCCAAGACCGCGGCGCAAGTTGCCAAGCTCCAGAAAAAGGAGTCCCAGAAAGACAGGAAGGTCGTCCCTGCAGATAAGAAAGATGAGCCTCTGGCACCGGTGACTCTGAAGAAAGATG GACCTGGTCCCAGGAGGATGGGTCCCAGACGCGAGGGTCAGGGCCCCGCCGGGGGTCCACCCCGTGAGGGCCAGGGCGAGGGCCGCCCCCCTACAGACAGACCCCCCCGGACAGACAGGCGGCCGCCACGCCGTTTCGAGAGGCCCCCCGGCGGAGAAGATAAGCCAGCCGAGGGAGGAGAGTTCTCTGTGGAGAA GCCCATTGGTGATAGGCAGATGAGAGGACGTGGAGGTGGCCGAGGTGGTATCCGTGGCGGCAGGGGCCGGGGCATGGGCAGGAGCGACGGCTTCGACGCCAGAGGAAAGCGTGAATTCGACAGACACAGCGGCAGTGATCGATC CAGCCAGAAAGGTGAGGAGAAACGTGGAGGAAGTGGATCTCACAACTGGGGCACCGTCAAGGATGAGATGGG CGAGCACGACCAATCGAACGTGACCGAGGAGACCCCCGAGGGAGAGGAGCCTCGGCCTGCTGACTCTGAGAACAA GGAGAACGAGGTTGGTGAACCTAAGGAAGTGGAACCCAAGGAGATGACTCTGGATGAATGGAAGGCCCAGCAGGACAAGGAGAAAACCAAGGTGGAGTTCAACATCCGCAAGGCCAACGAGGGAGCCGACAGCCAGTGGAAGAAAGGATACGTGCTGCACAAGTCCAAGGAC GAGAAGAAAGCTGATGCTCTTATTGAAGCTGCGGTGGAGGCTGAGGCAGTTGCCCCTAAG GCTGAGGACGATCACCACTTCCGGAAGCCGGCCAATGACATCACAGCCCAGCTGGAGATAAACTTTGGGGACCTTGGACGCCCCAGCCGTGGTCGTGGTGGGCCCCGTGGTGGCAGGGGGAGCCGAGGGCgcggagagggtagaggagagttcCGTGGAGAGTTTCGTGAGCCCAGGGAGCCCCGCGAGCGTGATAGTGGAGCCCCCACCAGGCCGACCCGTGGAGGACGCACTGACAAG CCGAGCGGGGTGATTGTGCCCAATGTGGATGATCCAGAGGCCTTCCCGGCCCTGGCCTAA
- the LOC120054938 gene encoding plasminogen activator inhibitor 1 RNA-binding protein-like isoform X2 — translation MPGHMQEGFGCAIANRFDQLFDDESDPFELLKEAENKKKEAPVPGAAKTAAQVAKLQKKESQKDRKVVPADKKDEPLAPVTLKKDGPGPRRMGPRREGQGPAGGPPREGQGEGRPPTDRPPRTDRRPPRRFERPPGGEDKPAEGGEFSVEKPIGDRQMRGRGGGRGGIRGGRGRGMGRSDGFDARGKREFDRHSGSDRSQKGEEKRGGSGSHNWGTVKDEMGEHDQSNVTEETPEGEEPRPADSENKENEVGEPKEVEPKEMTLDEWKAQQDKEKTKVEFNIRKANEGADSQWKKGYVLHKSKDEKKADALIEAAVEAEAVAPKAEDDHHFRKPANDITAQLEINFGDLGRPSRGRGGPRGGRGSRGRGEGRGEFRGEFREPREPRERDSGAPTRPTRGGRTDKPSGVIVPNVDDPEAFPALA, via the exons ATGCCCGGACATATGCAAGAAGGTTTCGGCTGTGCCATAGCCAACCGATTCGACCAACTATTTGACGACGAGTCGGACCCGTTCGAGCTGTTGAAGGAGGCGGAGAACAAGAAGAAGGAGGCTCCTGTCCCTGGTGCCGCCAAGACCGCGGCGCAAGTTGCCAAGCTCCAGAAAAAGGAGTCCCAGAAAGACAGGAAGGTCGTCCCTGCAGATAAGAAAGATGAGCCTCTGGCACCGGTGACTCTGAAGAAAGATG GACCTGGTCCCAGGAGGATGGGTCCCAGACGCGAGGGTCAGGGCCCCGCCGGGGGTCCACCCCGTGAGGGCCAGGGCGAGGGCCGCCCCCCTACAGACAGACCCCCCCGGACAGACAGGCGGCCGCCACGCCGTTTCGAGAGGCCCCCCGGCGGAGAAGATAAGCCAGCCGAGGGAGGAGAGTTCTCTGTGGAGAA GCCCATTGGTGATAGGCAGATGAGAGGACGTGGAGGTGGCCGAGGTGGTATCCGTGGCGGCAGGGGCCGGGGCATGGGCAGGAGCGACGGCTTCGACGCCAGAGGAAAGCGTGAATTCGACAGACACAGCGGCAGTGATCGATC CCAGAAAGGTGAGGAGAAACGTGGAGGAAGTGGATCTCACAACTGGGGCACCGTCAAGGATGAGATGGG CGAGCACGACCAATCGAACGTGACCGAGGAGACCCCCGAGGGAGAGGAGCCTCGGCCTGCTGACTCTGAGAACAA GGAGAACGAGGTTGGTGAACCTAAGGAAGTGGAACCCAAGGAGATGACTCTGGATGAATGGAAGGCCCAGCAGGACAAGGAGAAAACCAAGGTGGAGTTCAACATCCGCAAGGCCAACGAGGGAGCCGACAGCCAGTGGAAGAAAGGATACGTGCTGCACAAGTCCAAGGAC GAGAAGAAAGCTGATGCTCTTATTGAAGCTGCGGTGGAGGCTGAGGCAGTTGCCCCTAAG GCTGAGGACGATCACCACTTCCGGAAGCCGGCCAATGACATCACAGCCCAGCTGGAGATAAACTTTGGGGACCTTGGACGCCCCAGCCGTGGTCGTGGTGGGCCCCGTGGTGGCAGGGGGAGCCGAGGGCgcggagagggtagaggagagttcCGTGGAGAGTTTCGTGAGCCCAGGGAGCCCCGCGAGCGTGATAGTGGAGCCCCCACCAGGCCGACCCGTGGAGGACGCACTGACAAG CCGAGCGGGGTGATTGTGCCCAATGTGGATGATCCAGAGGCCTTCCCGGCCCTGGCCTAA